The following coding sequences lie in one Brevibacterium marinum genomic window:
- a CDS encoding integrase catalytic domain-containing protein has product MATRTEITTKYARQYKKASKKNKGAVLDEVVAVTGWTRDNARRRLTQAAKHPPGPGRQVAKQPRKPRARKYSYDAVKVLQRVWAISGGQCGKYLHATMRILLDLLEAHNELTTGQDRYDKHVRKELLAMSPATIDRYLKPMRARDAINGISTTKPGSLLRSAITIRRAGDEVEDEPGFFEGDTVAHCGPVESGEFARTLNLTDFHTGWTFSRTVRNNAHTNILAGLKTAAREIPFEITGLDFDNGSEFLNQYVIEWAGSKGIYFTRSRPYKKNDQATIESKNNHVVRRYGFYYRYDTDLERRALNRLWHLVNDRVNYLMPTVKPTGYGSTKNGRRKRIYDAPRTPFDRLLEAGVLSPKQVEEMTAYRDGLNPAKIAAEIARVQDRLLVLSSKKTEQLYLASFPSALPDVRKGVRVKTG; this is encoded by the coding sequence ATGGCGACTCGTACAGAGATCACCACGAAATACGCCAGGCAATACAAGAAGGCTTCGAAGAAGAACAAGGGCGCCGTGCTCGACGAAGTCGTGGCAGTCACGGGGTGGACCCGCGACAACGCTCGACGGCGTCTGACTCAGGCAGCTAAACATCCGCCAGGGCCCGGCCGGCAGGTCGCCAAACAGCCTCGGAAGCCGCGTGCGAGGAAATACTCCTACGACGCGGTCAAGGTTCTCCAGCGCGTGTGGGCGATCTCGGGCGGCCAGTGCGGCAAATACCTTCACGCCACGATGCGCATCCTCCTTGACCTCCTCGAAGCCCACAACGAGCTCACCACCGGCCAGGACCGCTACGACAAGCACGTGCGCAAGGAGCTATTGGCGATGAGTCCGGCCACGATCGACCGGTACCTCAAACCTATGCGAGCCAGGGACGCGATCAATGGGATCTCAACAACGAAGCCGGGTTCTTTGCTACGCTCGGCGATCACGATTCGGCGGGCCGGTGACGAGGTCGAAGACGAACCCGGCTTCTTCGAAGGCGATACCGTCGCCCACTGTGGTCCTGTCGAGTCTGGGGAATTCGCACGCACGCTCAACCTCACCGATTTCCATACCGGGTGGACGTTCTCGCGCACGGTGCGTAACAACGCGCATACGAACATTCTGGCCGGATTGAAGACTGCGGCTCGTGAGATTCCGTTTGAGATTACTGGTCTGGACTTCGATAACGGGTCGGAGTTCCTCAACCAATACGTCATCGAGTGGGCCGGATCGAAGGGTATCTACTTCACCAGGTCCAGGCCGTATAAGAAGAACGATCAGGCCACCATCGAGTCGAAGAACAATCACGTCGTGCGCCGGTACGGATTTTACTATCGCTACGACACTGATCTGGAGCGACGAGCATTGAACCGGTTATGGCATCTGGTCAATGATCGGGTGAATTATCTGATGCCCACGGTCAAACCGACTGGGTATGGGTCGACGAAGAATGGGCGGCGTAAACGGATCTATGATGCTCCGCGAACACCGTTCGACAGGCTCCTCGAGGCCGGCGTGCTCTCGCCAAAACAGGTCGAGGAGATGACGGCGTATCGCGATGGTCTCAATCCGGCGAAGATCGCTGCTGAGATCGCTCGGGTCCAGGACCGGTTGCTGGTGCTATCGAGCAAGAAGACTGAGCAGCTCTATCTAGCGTCGTTCCCGTCAGCGTTGCCGGATGTGCGCAAGGGTGTGCGAGTCAAGACGGGGTAA
- a CDS encoding YibE/F family protein: MIVCLLPLVLITIGGLFLLWPHGPEQDLPGGGPMTNTADGTSHAEARVTSVDAADCETGESDPMVQADCTTFMAEVDGQEGSLYVTPDAIMGGVGVGDTLKVLDFTKSPDRAAAGTDYVFIDYDRDVPILALAIIYGLVVLAIAGFRGLRALTGLAFAGAVLLVFMLPAILDSKPPILVAMVAASAIMVVALYLAHGVSPRTTTALFGTVAGIIITGLLGAWMTSWANLGIAYTEDGFLLAETTGVSMTDLIVCAILVTGLGVLNDVTITQASAVWELADVAPDLKSRQLFARAMRIGRDHIASTVYTITFAYVGSALTTLIIISAHDQSFFETLTLGEMSIEVVSILVCSIGLVIAIPLTTALGVLVVRSGLHPSLPRNAGARTTGSHHAEPRNAEAHHAEPPQ; this comes from the coding sequence ATGATCGTGTGTCTCCTTCCGCTGGTCCTCATCACGATCGGGGGCCTCTTCCTGCTGTGGCCGCACGGACCGGAGCAGGACCTGCCCGGCGGCGGCCCGATGACGAATACAGCCGACGGGACCTCCCACGCCGAAGCCAGAGTCACCTCCGTCGACGCTGCGGACTGTGAGACCGGTGAGTCCGATCCGATGGTGCAGGCCGACTGCACAACATTCATGGCCGAGGTGGACGGACAGGAGGGCAGTCTCTATGTGACTCCCGATGCGATCATGGGCGGGGTCGGCGTCGGAGACACACTCAAGGTCCTCGACTTCACGAAGTCACCTGACCGCGCTGCGGCAGGCACCGACTACGTGTTCATCGATTACGACCGAGACGTCCCGATCTTGGCGTTGGCGATCATCTACGGACTCGTCGTACTCGCCATTGCAGGTTTTCGGGGGCTGCGAGCTCTGACCGGTCTTGCCTTCGCCGGTGCAGTGCTGCTCGTGTTCATGCTCCCGGCGATCCTCGACTCCAAGCCGCCGATTCTCGTGGCGATGGTCGCCGCGAGTGCGATCATGGTCGTTGCCCTGTACCTTGCCCATGGTGTGTCCCCCCGGACGACCACAGCCCTCTTCGGGACCGTGGCCGGCATCATCATCACAGGACTGCTCGGGGCATGGATGACCTCTTGGGCGAACCTGGGCATCGCTTATACCGAAGACGGTTTCCTCCTCGCAGAGACTACGGGCGTGTCGATGACAGATCTCATCGTCTGTGCGATCCTCGTCACCGGACTCGGTGTGCTCAACGACGTGACGATCACGCAGGCATCGGCCGTATGGGAATTGGCCGACGTTGCGCCGGATCTCAAGTCCAGGCAGCTCTTCGCGAGAGCAATGCGCATCGGCCGTGACCATATCGCGTCAACGGTGTACACGATCACGTTCGCCTACGTGGGGTCGGCACTGACCACGCTCATCATCATCTCGGCCCATGACCAGTCGTTCTTCGAGACCCTGACGCTGGGCGAGATGTCGATAGAGGTCGTGAGCATCCTCGTGTGTTCGATCGGCCTCGTCATCGCCATCCCCCTGACGACGGCGCTGGGCGTGCTCGTGGTGCGCTCGGGGCTGCATCCATCGCTCCCACGCAATGCAGGTGCACGCACCACAGGGTCACACCACGCGGAGCCACGAAATGCGGAGGCACACCACGCGGAGCCACCCCAATAG
- a CDS encoding helix-turn-helix domain-containing protein gives MANTEDLGARVFGARIRARRKFNDLTLNELAVRAGISRAALSKIERGEQDTSVTNAMGLSRALGVDVGELLAPPEVVITPGSAIPVHSSYGRGTWRRDLPAPQENMEAVHYKLDPHCETASFDAHRSGSRETFFVLAGTIEIVTIDRRTTLTVGDCAQAPGDVPHQLSNPGDEPAELMLIIV, from the coding sequence ATGGCGAACACAGAGGACCTCGGAGCTCGAGTATTCGGCGCGCGAATCAGGGCACGCCGCAAGTTCAACGACCTGACGCTCAATGAGCTCGCCGTTCGCGCCGGGATCTCGCGGGCGGCCCTGTCGAAGATCGAACGCGGCGAGCAGGATACGTCGGTCACGAACGCCATGGGCCTCTCCCGTGCCCTCGGGGTCGACGTCGGCGAGCTGCTCGCCCCTCCGGAGGTCGTGATCACCCCCGGCAGCGCCATCCCCGTCCACAGCTCCTACGGCAGGGGAACATGGCGGCGTGATCTGCCTGCCCCACAGGAGAACATGGAAGCCGTCCACTACAAGCTTGATCCGCATTGCGAAACCGCTTCGTTCGACGCACACCGCAGCGGTTCGCGGGAGACCTTCTTCGTCCTCGCCGGCACCATTGAGATCGTCACGATCGATCGCAGGACCACGCTCACTGTCGGCGACTGCGCACAGGCTCCCGGCGATGTCCCGCATCAGCTGTCCAACCCGGGCGATGAGCCGGCGGAGCTCATGCTCATCATCGTCTGA
- a CDS encoding L-lactate permease: MTPLLALAPIILAIALLIFKQSSWIAATAGVIAAVVVVPFFFPTPLTTLLESGADYFPLILEVALILLFGMVLARLLETAGSMGEISAWVESAAPSRSLGVALVVFGLVPFAESVTGFGIGVTVGVPVLRLLGCSLRQSATLGLLGLIAVPWGALGPGTTVAAALAGLDVDELGVATAGVNAIPVAIVTVSVILIMRPGLVSCLGILAAAALMWTGILTASVVIGMAPAGVIGSLLVIAVMGGLFVIRRRRTGFTRELGLAVLPYATLTVGLLSARALHSALPTLLTQVIASPPFWLAAACGIAALTVTSRRTVTGSALRSWAPIGAGTAAFMLMGWIMTTTGMSAAIGSLVPSGLIVLTPWLTAVGAVVTGSNTGANSMFTGTVDSIATASHVSSLPVVAAGNAAGSFAALAAPPRVAMSVQMADPSAPASAYDIGWVQGRTLAIIAAAALLIGLWIQFMV, from the coding sequence ATGACTCCGCTGTTGGCACTTGCCCCCATTATCCTTGCAATCGCCCTGCTCATCTTCAAGCAGAGCTCGTGGATCGCCGCGACCGCCGGTGTCATCGCTGCTGTGGTCGTCGTGCCCTTCTTCTTTCCCACACCGTTGACGACTCTGCTCGAATCGGGCGCGGACTACTTCCCTCTAATCCTCGAAGTCGCCCTCATCCTCCTCTTCGGCATGGTCCTGGCCCGCCTGCTGGAGACCGCGGGCTCGATGGGAGAGATCTCCGCCTGGGTCGAGTCCGCAGCACCCAGTCGTTCGCTCGGCGTTGCGCTCGTCGTCTTCGGACTCGTCCCGTTCGCCGAATCCGTCACCGGCTTCGGCATCGGAGTCACGGTCGGAGTGCCCGTCCTCAGGTTGCTCGGGTGTTCGCTGCGGCAGTCGGCGACCCTCGGCCTTCTGGGTCTCATCGCGGTACCCTGGGGTGCACTCGGCCCGGGGACGACAGTGGCGGCCGCGCTGGCCGGCCTCGACGTCGACGAGCTCGGTGTGGCCACAGCCGGGGTCAACGCGATCCCCGTGGCCATCGTGACCGTCTCGGTGATCCTCATCATGCGCCCCGGCCTCGTCTCCTGCCTCGGCATCCTCGCCGCTGCGGCCCTCATGTGGACCGGCATCCTCACCGCCAGCGTCGTCATCGGCATGGCCCCGGCCGGAGTCATCGGCTCTCTCCTGGTCATCGCCGTCATGGGAGGTCTCTTCGTCATCCGCCGCCGCAGGACCGGCTTCACCCGAGAGCTGGGTCTGGCCGTCCTTCCCTATGCCACCCTGACGGTCGGACTGCTGTCGGCGCGCGCACTCCACTCGGCCCTTCCCACACTGCTGACCCAGGTCATCGCCTCTCCCCCGTTCTGGCTCGCCGCCGCCTGCGGGATCGCGGCGCTGACGGTGACCTCACGACGGACCGTCACCGGCTCCGCACTGCGCTCATGGGCCCCCATCGGTGCGGGCACGGCGGCTTTCATGCTCATGGGGTGGATCATGACGACCACAGGCATGAGCGCGGCCATCGGGTCTCTGGTGCCCTCCGGCCTCATCGTCCTGACTCCGTGGCTGACGGCTGTCGGCGCCGTGGTCACAGGTTCGAACACCGGCGCCAACTCCATGTTCACCGGCACCGTCGACTCGATCGCCACCGCATCCCACGTCTCATCTCTTCCGGTCGTCGCAGCGGGCAACGCTGCGGGGTCGTTCGCAGCCCTCGCCGCGCCTCCGCGCGTGGCGATGTCTGTCCAGATGGCCGATCCCTCAGCGCCCGCCTCGGCGTACGACATCGGCTGGGTTCAGGGTCGCACGTTGGCCATCATCGCTGCCGCCGCCCTGCTCATCGGGCTCTGGATTCAGTTCATGGTCTGA
- a CDS encoding glycine--tRNA ligase → MAQSKLDAVIALAKRRGFVFQAGEIYGGSRSAWDYGPLGVELKDNIKSQWWQSFVRGREDVVGLDSSIILPKRVWEASGHVETFVDPLVECLNCHKRHREDHLVEAYEAKHKKAPENGMADIVCPDCGNRGQWTEPQEFSGLVKAFLGPVESEAGLNYLRPETAQGIFVNFNNVVTAARKKPPFGIGQIGKAFRNEITPGNFIFRTREFEQMELEYFVRPEEADDYYREWVEACWDWFLDLGISEDNVRRLDVPEDDRAHYSSGTIDIEYRFGFQGSEWGELMGVANRTDYDLGTHTEASGAKLQYFDQASGERFTPHVIEPSFGLTRSMMAFLVDAYTEDEAPNTKGGVDKRIVLRLDPRLAPVKAAVLPLSRNEKLSPQAKELAARLRKRWNIDFDDAGAIGRRYRRQDEIGTPLCITFDFDSLDDQAVTIRKRDDMSQERVSLDQVESYLAVHLGV, encoded by the coding sequence GTGGCACAGTCCAAGTTGGATGCCGTCATCGCCCTGGCCAAACGCAGAGGATTCGTCTTCCAAGCCGGAGAGATCTACGGCGGGTCCCGTTCGGCTTGGGACTACGGCCCACTGGGCGTCGAACTCAAGGACAACATCAAATCTCAGTGGTGGCAGTCCTTTGTCCGCGGACGGGAGGACGTCGTCGGACTCGACTCCTCGATCATCCTGCCCAAGCGCGTGTGGGAGGCCTCCGGACACGTGGAGACCTTCGTCGATCCTCTCGTCGAATGCCTCAACTGCCACAAGCGCCACCGCGAGGACCACCTCGTCGAAGCCTATGAGGCCAAGCACAAGAAGGCCCCCGAGAACGGCATGGCCGACATCGTCTGCCCGGACTGCGGCAATCGCGGCCAGTGGACCGAGCCGCAGGAGTTCTCCGGTCTGGTCAAGGCCTTCCTCGGGCCGGTGGAGTCGGAGGCGGGTCTGAACTATCTTCGCCCCGAGACCGCGCAGGGCATCTTCGTGAACTTCAACAACGTGGTCACCGCTGCACGGAAGAAGCCGCCGTTCGGCATCGGCCAGATCGGCAAGGCCTTCCGCAACGAGATCACTCCCGGCAATTTCATCTTCCGCACCCGTGAGTTCGAGCAGATGGAGCTCGAGTACTTCGTTCGCCCCGAAGAGGCCGACGACTACTACCGCGAATGGGTCGAAGCCTGCTGGGACTGGTTCCTCGACCTGGGCATCTCCGAGGACAACGTGCGCCGCCTCGACGTTCCCGAAGACGACCGGGCACACTACTCGTCCGGCACGATCGACATTGAGTACCGTTTCGGGTTCCAGGGATCGGAATGGGGCGAGCTGATGGGCGTGGCCAACCGCACCGATTACGACCTCGGCACCCACACCGAGGCCTCAGGGGCGAAGCTGCAGTACTTCGACCAGGCCAGCGGCGAGCGCTTCACCCCGCACGTCATCGAACCCTCCTTCGGGCTGACGCGGTCCATGATGGCATTCCTCGTCGATGCCTACACGGAGGACGAGGCACCGAACACGAAGGGCGGGGTGGACAAGCGAATCGTGCTGCGTCTTGATCCGCGTTTGGCTCCGGTCAAGGCGGCCGTCCTGCCGCTGAGCCGGAACGAGAAACTGTCCCCTCAGGCCAAGGAGCTGGCTGCCCGCCTGCGCAAGCGCTGGAACATCGACTTCGACGATGCCGGCGCGATCGGTCGGCGCTACCGTCGCCAGGACGAGATCGGCACCCCGCTGTGCATCACGTTCGACTTCGACTCGCTCGATGACCAGGCGGTCACGATCCGCAAGCGCGACGACATGAGCCAGGAGCGCGTCAGCCTCGATCAGGTCGAGAGCTATCTGGCCGTGCACCTCGGCGTCTGA
- a CDS encoding aspartate aminotransferase family protein — translation MTENVTRAGTDYQDAIRNNVWMHMSPHQSLFNGGEAPIIARGEGHHIFDDKGKKYIDGLAGLFTVQVGHGREEIAKAMYDQTLQLPFMPLWSYAHPQAIEVSERLASYAPGDLNRVFLTSGGGDSVESAMKLAKNYFKATGKPGKHKIISRATAYHGTPHGALSVTSLPDLREQFAPLVPGAIKVPNTNFYRSPEPYAHDEKAFGRWAADRIGEAIEFEGPDSVAAVFLEPVQNSGGCFPPPPGYFDRVREICDEYDVLLVSDETICAYGRIGHMFACNDFGYVPDIITSAKGITSGYAPLGAMVASDRLFEPFGPGGHETFYHGYTFGGHPVSCAAAMANFDVFEKEKLNDHVHENAAAFKFTLEKLKDLPIVGDVRGEGFFYGIELVKDRDTKESFTEEESERILKNFVSAKMFENGLYCRADDRGDPVIQLSPPLTVGQNEFDEIEQIIRGVLTEAWTKL, via the coding sequence ATGACAGAGAATGTCACCAGAGCCGGCACCGACTATCAGGATGCCATTCGCAACAACGTGTGGATGCACATGTCTCCGCACCAATCACTGTTCAACGGCGGTGAAGCGCCGATCATCGCCCGTGGTGAGGGCCACCACATCTTCGATGACAAGGGCAAGAAGTACATCGATGGCCTGGCCGGGCTGTTCACGGTCCAGGTCGGTCACGGGCGCGAAGAGATCGCCAAGGCGATGTACGACCAGACCCTGCAGCTGCCTTTCATGCCGCTGTGGTCCTACGCCCACCCGCAGGCCATCGAGGTCTCGGAGCGCCTGGCCAGCTATGCACCGGGTGACCTCAACCGGGTCTTCCTCACCTCCGGCGGCGGTGACTCGGTCGAGTCGGCGATGAAGCTGGCGAAGAACTACTTCAAGGCCACAGGCAAGCCCGGCAAGCACAAGATCATCTCGCGTGCGACCGCCTACCACGGCACCCCTCACGGCGCCCTGTCCGTGACCTCACTGCCCGACCTGCGCGAACAGTTCGCTCCGCTGGTCCCCGGAGCGATCAAGGTTCCCAACACGAACTTCTACCGCTCCCCCGAGCCTTACGCTCATGATGAGAAGGCATTCGGCCGCTGGGCCGCAGACCGCATCGGCGAGGCCATCGAGTTCGAAGGACCCGATTCGGTCGCGGCCGTCTTCCTCGAGCCGGTGCAGAACTCCGGCGGCTGCTTCCCGCCGCCTCCCGGCTACTTCGATCGTGTCCGCGAGATCTGCGATGAGTACGATGTGCTCCTGGTCTCCGACGAGACGATCTGCGCCTACGGCCGTATCGGTCACATGTTCGCCTGCAACGACTTCGGCTACGTTCCCGACATCATCACCAGCGCCAAGGGCATCACCTCAGGCTATGCTCCCCTCGGCGCGATGGTCGCCTCCGACCGTCTGTTCGAGCCCTTCGGCCCCGGCGGTCACGAGACCTTCTACCACGGCTACACCTTCGGCGGTCACCCCGTCTCCTGTGCTGCCGCGATGGCGAACTTCGACGTGTTCGAGAAGGAGAAGCTCAACGACCACGTCCACGAGAACGCAGCGGCCTTCAAGTTCACGCTCGAGAAGCTCAAGGATCTGCCGATCGTCGGCGACGTCCGCGGTGAGGGCTTCTTCTACGGCATCGAACTCGTCAAGGATCGCGACACGAAGGAGTCCTTCACCGAGGAGGAGTCCGAGCGCATCCTCAAGAACTTCGTGTCCGCGAAGATGTTCGAGAACGGCCTGTACTGCCGGGCCGATGACCGTGGAGATCCGGTCATCCAGCTCTCGCCTCCGCTGACCGTCGGTCAGAATGAGTTCGACGAGATCGAGCAGATCATCCGTGGAGTCCTCACCGAAGCCTGGACGAAGCTCTGA
- a CDS encoding M24 family metallopeptidase, producing MNEGELFYAGEDNRPDVHGMRPGAEQGRAAQEVRARPQPRPGEVDTIGANDLSFSPDEYLGRIASVRNRMLDQGLSALIVTDPANIYYLTGYNAWSFYTPQLLFVPAAGPLTLFLRDMDARGATHTSWLPPEDIVGYPERYVQRPHIHPFDWVAFALRQRWEVARASVSPVGVEMDSHFFSPRAFRSLVNGVPEWRLVDSFELVNWIRAIKSPAEVALMRNAAEVTTASMEAALATIGVGVGQNEVAAEIAAAQARGRGSSWGDYPAIVPLLPTGESADTPHLSWTDRKFVADESVSIELAGVHRRYHVPLARTAVVGKPKQELIRLEGVVAEALAAVLSVAAPGVPTAELARTWNRVLALAGLEKPSRLGYSIGIGYPPDWGERTISIRTEDDQILEAGMTFHLICGMWMNGYGYELSESVLVTDTGCDTFTAFPRELIRV from the coding sequence ATGAATGAGGGTGAGCTGTTCTACGCTGGTGAGGACAACCGGCCGGATGTGCACGGAATGCGCCCCGGGGCCGAACAGGGCCGAGCGGCACAGGAGGTCAGGGCTCGCCCGCAGCCGAGGCCGGGCGAGGTCGACACGATCGGCGCGAACGACCTGTCGTTCTCACCGGACGAGTATCTGGGCCGGATCGCCTCGGTGCGCAATCGGATGCTCGACCAGGGGTTGTCCGCGCTCATCGTCACCGACCCTGCGAACATCTACTATCTGACCGGATACAACGCCTGGTCCTTCTATACCCCGCAGCTGCTGTTCGTCCCGGCCGCAGGACCGCTGACCCTGTTCCTGCGGGACATGGACGCCAGAGGGGCCACGCACACCTCGTGGCTGCCGCCGGAGGACATCGTCGGCTATCCCGAACGCTATGTGCAGCGGCCGCACATCCACCCCTTCGACTGGGTGGCCTTCGCGCTGCGTCAGCGCTGGGAAGTCGCCCGCGCTTCCGTATCACCGGTCGGCGTCGAGATGGACTCCCACTTCTTCTCCCCGCGGGCCTTCCGGTCCCTGGTCAACGGCGTGCCCGAGTGGCGACTGGTCGACTCGTTCGAGCTCGTCAATTGGATCCGGGCGATCAAGTCCCCGGCCGAGGTGGCGCTGATGCGCAATGCCGCCGAGGTGACCACGGCGTCGATGGAGGCGGCACTGGCAACCATCGGGGTCGGTGTGGGCCAGAACGAGGTCGCGGCCGAGATCGCTGCTGCGCAGGCCCGCGGACGTGGCAGCTCCTGGGGCGACTATCCGGCGATCGTGCCTCTGCTTCCCACGGGGGAGAGCGCCGACACGCCGCACCTGAGCTGGACGGACCGGAAATTCGTCGCCGATGAGTCGGTGAGCATCGAACTGGCAGGCGTCCACCGTCGCTACCACGTGCCTCTGGCACGAACCGCAGTGGTCGGCAAACCGAAGCAGGAGCTCATCCGCCTCGAGGGGGTCGTCGCCGAGGCGCTGGCCGCGGTCCTCTCTGTCGCGGCACCCGGCGTGCCCACTGCGGAGCTGGCGCGCACGTGGAACCGGGTCCTGGCCCTGGCAGGATTGGAGAAGCCGAGTCGCCTGGGGTATTCGATCGGGATCGGGTATCCGCCCGACTGGGGCGAGCGCACGATCTCGATCCGCACCGAGGACGATCAGATCCTCGAGGCGGGGATGACCTTCCATCTCATCTGCGGCATGTGGATGAACGGGTACGGCTACGAACTCTCGGAATCCGTGCTCGTCACCGATACCGGCTGCGATACCTTCACCGCATTCCCGCGCGAGCTCATCCGGGTCTGA
- a CDS encoding Lrp/AsnC family transcriptional regulator has product MAHLMPSGSSHRLGNLDDKSKAIIVELQHDGRKSYSAIGKSVGLSEAAVRQRVSRLIDSGVMEIVAVTDPLSLGFARQAMVGVKVRGDISKVCDRLHGYDEIDYLVVTAGSFDILVEIVCESDRHLIEFVNEELRSIDAVVDTELFMYLSLEKQKYNWGTP; this is encoded by the coding sequence ATGGCCCACTTGATGCCGAGCGGAAGCAGTCATCGCCTGGGCAACCTCGACGACAAATCGAAAGCGATCATCGTCGAGTTGCAGCACGACGGACGCAAATCCTATTCCGCGATCGGCAAGTCCGTCGGCCTGTCCGAAGCCGCCGTTCGCCAACGGGTCTCCAGACTCATCGATTCCGGCGTCATGGAAATCGTCGCCGTGACCGATCCCTTGAGTCTGGGCTTCGCCCGACAGGCCATGGTGGGAGTCAAAGTTCGGGGCGATATCTCGAAGGTCTGCGACAGGCTCCACGGATACGACGAGATCGACTATCTCGTCGTCACCGCAGGGTCGTTCGACATCCTGGTCGAGATCGTATGCGAATCGGATCGACACCTGATCGAATTCGTCAATGAGGAGCTCCGCTCGATCGACGCGGTCGTGGACACGGAGCTCTTCATGTACCTCTCACTCGAAAAGCAAAAATACAATTGGGGGACGCCATGA
- a CDS encoding DEAD/DEAH box helicase, which yields MTDVSATDEPTTQKFSELGLHPLVLQAVEAQGYETPTPIQAATIPALTEGRDVIGLAQTGTGKTAAFALPALSHLAEAGRATDGPFALVLTPTRELAIQVAEAFTSYATNLDDFSVLPIYGGQAYGPQLAGLKRGAQVVVGTPGRVIDHLKRGSLKLGSLQHLVLDEADEMLKMGFAEDIEEIFSQAGDERQVALFSATMPTSIHRLTGKYLDNPEEVRVASKSQTGSNIRQRYFMVQHSHKLDALTRILEVEEYEGIIMFVRTKQATEELAEKLRARGFKASAINGDIPQQARERTIDMLRSGKVDILVATDVAARGLDVERITLVVNFDIPHDTESYVHRIGRTGRAGRSGEAILFITPREQRLLGSIERATKQKVEPLTMPSVEQLTNTRVEKFTKRIDDVLATTELTELATVIEQYELSRNVPATDIAAALASMVLESNSLKAEPMPEPARGKPGRDRDGGGRDGGRRERGPRQRDENMTTYRLALGRNERLQPGAVVGAIANEGGLTSKQIGHIDIRSNHTLVDLPKDLDSSVMSKLSNTEIQGRPIDIRPDSGRPGRPFKKRNFDKQPGDGRNFRNDRRGGGKKFSDNRSRDRF from the coding sequence ATGACAGATGTGTCCGCAACCGACGAACCGACTACACAGAAGTTCTCCGAACTGGGTCTCCACCCGCTCGTCCTCCAGGCCGTCGAAGCCCAGGGGTACGAGACCCCGACCCCCATCCAGGCCGCAACCATCCCCGCCCTCACCGAGGGCCGCGACGTCATCGGACTGGCCCAGACCGGCACCGGCAAGACCGCGGCCTTCGCCCTTCCGGCCCTGTCCCACCTCGCCGAGGCGGGTCGTGCCACCGATGGTCCCTTCGCTCTGGTGCTGACTCCCACCCGTGAGCTCGCGATCCAGGTCGCCGAGGCATTCACCTCCTATGCGACGAACCTCGACGACTTCTCCGTGCTCCCCATCTACGGCGGTCAGGCCTACGGTCCGCAGCTGGCCGGCCTCAAGCGCGGTGCGCAGGTCGTCGTCGGCACCCCGGGACGTGTCATCGACCACCTCAAGCGCGGCTCCCTGAAGCTGGGAAGCCTGCAGCACCTCGTGCTCGATGAGGCCGACGAGATGCTCAAGATGGGCTTCGCCGAGGACATCGAGGAGATCTTCAGCCAGGCCGGCGACGAGCGCCAGGTGGCTCTGTTCTCCGCTACGATGCCGACATCGATCCACCGTCTGACCGGCAAGTACCTCGACAATCCCGAAGAGGTGCGCGTCGCTTCGAAGTCGCAGACAGGGTCGAACATCCGCCAGCGCTACTTCATGGTCCAGCACTCGCACAAGCTCGACGCCCTGACCCGGATCCTCGAGGTCGAGGAGTACGAGGGCATCATCATGTTCGTGCGTACCAAACAGGCCACGGAGGAGCTGGCGGAGAAGCTTCGTGCGCGTGGATTCAAGGCGTCAGCGATCAACGGCGACATTCCGCAGCAGGCGCGTGAACGCACGATCGACATGCTGCGAAGCGGCAAGGTCGACATCCTCGTCGCCACAGATGTCGCCGCCCGCGGCCTCGACGTCGAGCGCATCACCCTCGTCGTCAACTTCGACATTCCCCACGACACTGAGTCCTATGTCCACCGCATCGGCCGCACCGGCCGCGCCGGACGTTCGGGCGAGGCCATCCTCTTCATCACCCCGCGTGAGCAGCGTCTGCTCGGCTCCATCGAACGCGCGACGAAGCAGAAGGTCGAACCGCTGACGATGCCCAGCGTCGAACAGCTGACGAACACTCGTGTGGAGAAGTTCACCAAGCGCATCGACGATGTGCTGGCGACCACCGAGCTGACCGAGCTCGCCACCGTCATCGAACAGTACGAACTCTCCCGCAACGTTCCGGCCACGGACATCGCCGCCGCCCTGGCATCGATGGTTCTCGAGTCGAACTCCCTCAAGGCCGAGCCCATGCCCGAGCCTGCTCGCGGCAAGCCCGGCCGTGACCGTGACGGCGGCGGTCGTGACGGTGGTCGTCGTGAGCGCGGACCACGCCAGCGTGATGAGAACATGACCACCTACCGTCTGGCTCTGGGACGCAACGAGCGCCTGCAGCCGGGTGCGGTCGTCGGTGCCATCGCGAACGAGGGCGGCCTCACGTCGAAGCAGATCGGCCACATCGACATCCGCTCGAACCACACCCTCGTCGATCTGCCCAAGGACCTCGACTCTTCGGTCATGAGCAAGCTCTCGAACACCGAGATCCAGGGCCGTCCCATCGACATCCGTCCGGATTCGGGCCGCCCGGGTCGCCCTTTCAAGAAACGCAACTTCGACAAGCAGCCCGGCGATGGCCGCAACTTCCGCAATGACCGTCGCGGAGGCGGCAAGAAGTTCAGCGACAATCGCAGCCGCGACCGCTTCTGA